A window of the Lolium perenne isolate Kyuss_39 chromosome 7, Kyuss_2.0, whole genome shotgun sequence genome harbors these coding sequences:
- the LOC139834056 gene encoding ubiquitin-NEDD8-like protein RUB2, which produces MPTERQRLRYLCREMRNGSTLGDWGVEHGSTVIVDRLQWHQTEPGHTLSRVLMVKVYRRDTVRLIKELVEVAEGVPVATQRASRKLGLATGYNDEDLEDGQTMEELGVMEWPRESPLNPPFVRIEYCWRPVLLLGQEPRAHVPRVLFRGGLERKLTFVA; this is translated from the coding sequence ATGCCGACGGAACGGCAGCGGCTCAGGTACCTTTGCCGGGAGATGAGGAATGGCAGCACGCTCGGTGATTGGGGCGTCGAGCACGGTTCGACCGTGATCGTCGACCGGCTGCAATGGCACCAGACCGAGCCTGGGCACACGCTGTCCAGGGTGCTGATGGTGAAGGTGTACCGCAGGGACACGGTGCGCCTCATCAAGGAGCTCGTGGAGGTGGCCGAGGGGGTGCCCGTCGCCACGCAGCGTGCATCCCGCAAACTCGGCCTCGCCACCGGCTACAACGACGAGGATCTGGAGGACGGGCAGACCATGGAGGAGCTCGGCGTCATGGAGTGGCCCCGCGAGTCCCCGCTGAATCCGCCCTTCGTGCGCATCGAGTACTGCTGGAGGCCGGTGCTGCTGCTGGGGCAAGAGCCACGGGCACATGTGCCACGCGTCTTGTTCAGAGGTGGGCTCGAGAGGAAGTTAACTTTTGTTGCATGA